One window of the Asticcacaulis sp. SL142 genome contains the following:
- the purS gene encoding phosphoribosylformylglycinamidine synthase subunit PurS, with protein sequence MKAKVHVFLKPGVLDVQGKAVEGALNGLSTVQGWANVSHVRVGKVLEFDVAATTADEAKAQVKDMCDKLLANTVIESYTIEVA encoded by the coding sequence ATGAAAGCTAAAGTTCACGTATTCCTGAAACCCGGCGTTCTGGACGTTCAGGGCAAGGCCGTTGAGGGTGCCCTCAATGGCCTGTCGACGGTTCAGGGCTGGGCGAATGTGTCCCACGTCCGCGTCGGCAAGGTGTTGGAGTTTGATGTTGCGGCCACCACCGCCGATGAGGCCAAGGCTCAGGTCAAGGACATGTGCGATAAGCTTTTGGCCAATACCGTGATCGAATCCTACACCATCGAGGTTGCGTAA
- the purC gene encoding phosphoribosylaminoimidazolesuccinocarboxamide synthase, whose translation MTTKSRKKIYEGKAKILYEGPEPGTLVQYFKDDATAFNAQKKAVLDGKGVINNRISEFVMTKLNNIGVQNHFIKRLNLREQLIREVEIIPLEVVCRNVVAGSMAKRFGLPEGQQLPRSIIEFYYKNDALEDPMVTEEHVTAFNWANTQEIDEILAMTLRVNDFLSGMFAAVGITLVDFKIEYGRLFEGEFSRVILADEISPDSCRLWDSTTGDKLDKDRFRRDMGNVIESYTEVAKRLGIMGDMPKVIEGGIA comes from the coding sequence ATGACCACCAAAAGCCGTAAGAAAATCTACGAAGGCAAGGCCAAGATCCTTTATGAGGGCCCTGAGCCCGGCACGCTGGTGCAGTATTTCAAGGATGACGCCACCGCCTTTAACGCCCAGAAAAAGGCGGTTCTGGACGGTAAGGGTGTCATTAATAACCGCATCTCCGAATTTGTGATGACCAAGCTGAACAACATCGGCGTTCAGAACCACTTCATCAAACGCCTCAACCTGCGTGAGCAACTGATCCGCGAAGTCGAGATCATCCCGCTTGAGGTCGTGTGCCGCAATGTGGTCGCGGGTTCTATGGCCAAGCGCTTTGGTTTGCCGGAAGGCCAGCAACTGCCGCGCTCGATCATCGAATTCTACTATAAGAACGACGCCCTCGAAGACCCGATGGTCACCGAAGAACATGTCACGGCTTTCAACTGGGCAAACACTCAGGAAATCGATGAGATCCTGGCCATGACCCTGCGCGTCAACGATTTCCTGTCGGGGATGTTCGCCGCGGTTGGCATTACGCTGGTCGATTTCAAGATCGAATATGGCCGCCTGTTTGAAGGTGAGTTCTCGCGCGTTATTCTGGCCGACGAAATCAGCCCCGATAGCTGCCGCCTGTGGGATTCGACCACCGGCGACAAGCTGGACAAAGACCGCTTCCGCCGCGACATGGGCAATGTCATCGAAAGCTACACCGAAGTCGCCAAACGCCTCGGCATCATGGGCGATATGCCCAAGGTGATCGAAGGCGGCATAGCTTGA
- a CDS encoding DUF1476 domain-containing protein — MTTFEDRSKGFENQFAHSEELEFKAAARRNRMVGLWAGEKMGLTGQILEDYAKAVVRADFEQPGEEDVIRKVLGDLKASNLSVSESEVRTRVAEYHAQAREALKGEQ, encoded by the coding sequence ATGACTACGTTTGAAGATCGTTCCAAGGGCTTTGAAAACCAGTTCGCCCACAGTGAGGAACTGGAATTTAAGGCTGCTGCCCGCCGCAACCGCATGGTGGGTCTTTGGGCCGGTGAAAAGATGGGCCTGACGGGCCAAATCCTTGAAGACTATGCCAAGGCGGTCGTGCGTGCTGACTTTGAGCAGCCCGGCGAAGAAGATGTGATCCGTAAGGTTTTAGGTGATCTCAAGGCCTCAAACCTGTCGGTCAGCGAATCAGAAGTTCGCACCAGGGTTGCCGAATATCACGCTCAGGCCCGCGAAGCCCTTAAGGGCGAGCAATAA